A segment of the Betaproteobacteria bacterium genome:
ACGCCGTAGCGCAGGATCGCCTGCAAATCCTTCGGCAGCGCCTGGTACTTCTTCTTGTTGAAGATGATCTCGAAGAACTCCATCGCCTGGTGGAAGCTGCCCAGCATGTAGTTCTTGATGACGTCTTGCGCGCCGAAGCGCATGTCGGAGGTCGGGTTGTTGTACTCGAAGCCGTCGATGACGCCCTTCTCCAGCGCGGGAATGATTTCCCCTCCGGGCAGCTGGGTCACCTTCGCCCCCATCTCCTGGAACAGGTCCGCCGCCAGGCCCACGGTGCGGTATTTCAGGCCCTGCAGCTCGCCTGCGCCCTTGATCGGGCTCTTGAACCAGCCCAGCGGTTGGGTGGGCATCGGCATGGCGAAGAATCCGACCACGTCGAGTTGCAGCTTCGCCAGCAGCTCCTCGTACAGCTTCTGGCCGCCGCCGCGATAGATCCACGCCAGCGTCTGGTTCGCATCGCAGCCGGTGATTGGGCCCGAGCCGAACAGAGACGCCACCTTGCTCTTGCCGTACCAGTAGACCGGGACCGTGTGTCCGCCGTCGAGCACACCTTTGCTGACCGCGTCCATCACCTCGAACGGCTTCACCACCGCGCCGGCGACGAGATAGTCAACGCGCAGGCGCCCATCGGCCATTTCGTTCACGCGCTTGACGAACTCCTCGGCCATCTCGTTGAAGATGTCCTTGGCGCCCCACGACCCCTGAATCTTGAACACGACAGTGGAAGGCTTCACCGCCGCAGCCGGGGCGGCCGGCGCTTCGGAGGTCTTGCCCATCTTTTCCGGAGCGGGCTCGGGCTCCTTGGAGCAGGCAGCGAGCAATCCGGCCGCTGCGGCGCCGGCGGCGCCAAGCGTCGCGCTGCGCAGGAAGCGTCGCCGCTGCGGTGCGCTGGTCTCCGGGGCAGCTGGGTCGGAAGCAGTCGTCGTCGGGGAATCTTGGCGGTCGGTCATCATGCTCCTCCTGAAGTATCCGTGGGCGCCAGCCTGCGGCTGCGCTCTCGAGGCTCGCCGGACAGCGTTGCCAGCGGCCATCTCAGATGCTGATGGGCTACTGCACGCTATGGTACCGGGAGTTCAGCCGGAAAGGCAAAACTTCACACGTCGCTGCCGCTACCGTGAACGAAAGGATCGAAGCGGTTCGCGGGCCGCCCGTAAGGCGCTGCCCAGATCGTGGCGGGACGGGATCCCTCTCGGGAAACGCGTCAGCTCGCACCTGTTGCTCTGTTGAATCAGGTCGAACGCGATCGAGGCGGGCGACCGCCTCGGGAACGCGCCGGCGGGTGCGGACGGCGCACGGTTATACTCGCGGCGTGACGGGCGGACCCGCTTCGACGATCAGCTGCCCGCGCTGCGCCGGCGCTACACCACTGCCTGGCGCCAGCGCATTCCCTTCGCCAACGCCGAGCCGACGATGAAACCCAGGATACTGGTCGCGAGAGAAGTTTTCGATGAGGTGCTGGGGTTCCTGGCGCAGACGCTGGAGGTCGACTCGAACCAGACCGACCAGCCGCTGTCACCCGAGGCGTTGCGTGCGCGCCTGGCCGACAAGGACGGGGTGATGTGCGCATTGACCGACCGTGTCGACGCCGCGCTGATCGAGGCCTGCCCGCGCCTGAAGGTAGTGGGCAACATCGCGGTGGGATACAACAACGTCGACGTGCCGGCCTGCAGCGCGCGCGGCATCGTGGTCACCAACACGCCCGGCGTTCTGGACGAGACCACGGCGGACCTGGTCTGGACGCTCATGCTGGCGACAGCGCGGCGGCTCACCGAAGCCGAGGCGTATCTGCGCAACGGCGAGTGGACCGGCTGGTATCTGAAGCAGCTGCTCGGCACCGACGTCCACCACGCCACGCTCGGCATCGTCGGCCTGGGGCGCATCGGGCAGGCGATCGCGCGGCGCGCAGCGGGCTTCGACATGCGGGTGCTCTACCACAACCGCAACCGCGTGGACCCGGCCGTCGAGGCCGCGTTTAAGGCCCGCTATGTTCCGCTGGAGGAGCTGCTGGCCGAATCCGATTTCGTAGTGCTGCAGGTGCCGTATACGCCTGCAACGCATCACCTCATCGGCGCTGCCCAGCTCGCCCGCATGAAGCGCTCCGCGATCCTGGTCAATGCCGCCCGCGGC
Coding sequences within it:
- a CDS encoding D-glycerate dehydrogenase, which encodes MKPRILVAREVFDEVLGFLAQTLEVDSNQTDQPLSPEALRARLADKDGVMCALTDRVDAALIEACPRLKVVGNIAVGYNNVDVPACSARGIVVTNTPGVLDETTADLVWTLMLATARRLTEAEAYLRNGEWTGWYLKQLLGTDVHHATLGIVGLGRIGQAIARRAAGFDMRVLYHNRNRVDPAVEAAFKARYVPLEELLAESDFVVLQVPYTPATHHLIGAAQLARMKRSAILVNAARGGVVDDAALIAALASGTIRAAGLDVFEGEPHFNRGFLGLKNVVLAPHIGSSTRATRLAMAMTAARNVVAVLEGRPAPNRVNP